A DNA window from Pseudomonas sp. GD03919 contains the following coding sequences:
- a CDS encoding TetR/AcrR family transcriptional regulator, which translates to MRYCAEHKAETRERLLASSGALAKQQGFAVTGVDALMKTIGLTGAAFYSHFPSKNDLFAELIERELRNSLSRLGGEAGGAGRDKLKRCLTAYLSLAHVEQPDKGCVLPALGAEIARADEGVRLRTEQQILQLQSTWAEIIGDSQLAWTILAQCLGSLLLARMMASEESRQQVLGASLDMLENTLKPIS; encoded by the coding sequence ATGCGTTATTGCGCCGAACACAAGGCCGAAACCCGCGAGCGCCTGCTCGCCAGCAGCGGCGCCCTCGCCAAGCAGCAAGGTTTTGCCGTGACCGGGGTGGATGCACTGATGAAAACCATCGGCCTGACCGGCGCGGCGTTCTACAGCCACTTCCCGAGCAAGAACGACCTGTTCGCCGAACTGATCGAGCGCGAGCTGCGCAACAGCCTGAGCCGACTCGGCGGCGAAGCGGGTGGTGCCGGACGCGACAAACTGAAACGCTGCCTGACGGCCTATCTCAGCCTGGCGCATGTCGAGCAACCGGACAAAGGCTGCGTACTGCCGGCCCTGGGCGCGGAGATCGCCCGTGCCGATGAAGGCGTACGCTTGCGCACCGAGCAACAGATCCTGCAACTGCAGAGCACCTGGGCCGAGATCATCGGCGACTCACAACTGGCCTGGACGATTCTCGCTCAATGCCTCGGCAGCCTGCTGCTGGCGCGCATGATGGCCAGCGAGGAATCGCGCCAGCAGGTGCTCGGCGCCAGCCTGGACATGCTCGAAAACACATTGAAGCCTATCAGCTGA
- a CDS encoding adenine phosphoribosyltransferase, with protein MIFDEFSIKTLIRPVADFPKPGVVFRDITPLFQSPRALRMVADSFIQRYVEAEFSHIGAMDARGFLIGSIIAYELNKPLVLFRKQGKLPADVLSEGYQTEYGEAFLEVHSDSLCEGDSVLIFDDLIATGGTLIAAANLVRRMRASVFEAAAIIDLPELGGSQKLQDAGIPTFTLTAFALDDR; from the coding sequence ATGATCTTTGACGAATTCAGCATCAAGACCCTGATCCGCCCGGTGGCAGACTTCCCCAAACCGGGCGTGGTGTTTCGCGACATAACCCCGCTGTTCCAGTCGCCGCGCGCCCTGCGCATGGTCGCCGACAGTTTCATCCAGCGCTATGTGGAGGCTGAATTCAGCCATATCGGCGCCATGGATGCGCGTGGCTTCCTGATCGGCTCGATCATCGCCTACGAACTGAACAAGCCGCTGGTGCTGTTTCGCAAACAGGGCAAACTGCCGGCGGACGTGCTCAGCGAGGGCTACCAGACCGAGTACGGCGAAGCCTTCCTCGAAGTGCACAGCGACAGCCTGTGCGAGGGCGACTCGGTGTTGATCTTCGATGATCTGATCGCTACCGGCGGCACCCTGATCGCCGCCGCCAACCTGGTGCGACGCATGCGCGCCAGTGTGTTCGAGGCCGCCGCAATCATCGACCTGCCGGAGCTGGGCGGCTCGCAGAAACTGCAGGACGCAGGCATTCCCACCTTCACCCTGACTGCCTTCGCCCTCGACGATCGCTAA
- a CDS encoding helix-turn-helix domain-containing protein has translation MDKNLEMAALAVLIHDLRKHKKVTLNELAERIGRSVGFLSQVERGLSRPTVEDLTAIAEALDVPTTYFYSLPKPKALDWVTRPDERRTLYLAGGITDIMASPTLQGAFMVVDSLLEPGASSGERQMSDRSEQAGYVLEGQLTLWLGEDEQSATLYPGDVFQVPSYAHLRYANQGDTPARVLWIYT, from the coding sequence ATGGACAAGAACCTGGAAATGGCGGCCCTGGCCGTGCTTATTCATGACCTGCGCAAGCACAAGAAGGTCACCCTCAACGAACTGGCCGAGCGCATCGGCCGTTCGGTGGGCTTTCTCTCGCAGGTCGAGCGTGGTCTGTCGCGCCCGACGGTGGAGGATCTGACTGCCATCGCCGAGGCGCTCGACGTACCCACCACCTATTTCTACAGTCTGCCCAAGCCCAAGGCGCTGGACTGGGTGACCCGGCCAGACGAACGCCGCACCCTGTACCTGGCCGGGGGCATCACCGACATCATGGCCTCGCCGACGCTGCAGGGCGCCTTCATGGTGGTCGACAGTCTGCTGGAACCAGGCGCCAGCAGTGGTGAGCGGCAGATGAGCGACCGCTCCGAGCAGGCTGGCTACGTGCTCGAAGGCCAGCTGACGCTGTGGCTGGGCGAGGACGAACAGAGCGCCACCCTCTATCCCGGCGATGTTTTCCAGGTGCCGAGCTATGCGCACCTGCGTTATGCCAACCAAGGCGACACCCCCGCGCGGGTGTTGTGGATCTACACCTGA
- a CDS encoding I78 family peptidase inhibitor, with the protein MNLKSRFCLILSATLLAAGCSSTADKPAATAAPSGPAPDSCTSSVVKHLKGQTATPELLEQARQQAGASSARILTPTSVVTLEYNRQRLNLNVDEQRVITRVTCG; encoded by the coding sequence TTGAATCTCAAGAGCCGTTTCTGCCTCATACTCAGCGCCACCCTGCTTGCCGCAGGCTGCAGCAGCACGGCGGACAAACCGGCAGCCACCGCAGCCCCGAGCGGGCCGGCGCCCGATAGCTGCACCTCGTCCGTGGTCAAACACCTCAAGGGCCAGACCGCCACGCCCGAGTTGCTGGAGCAAGCCCGCCAGCAGGCCGGTGCCAGCAGCGCACGCATCCTCACCCCGACCAGCGTGGTCACCCTGGAATACAACCGCCAGCGCCTGAACCTGAACGTCGACGAGCAGCGCGTCATCACTCGCGTGACCTGCGGCTAA
- a CDS encoding ion transporter: MHELELNPSSNWRQRLGAVMDGATMQRLVTLLIIINAVILGLQTSPSIMADWGKPLLILDSLILACFVIELALRFTARGIGLLRDPWAVFDCLVVGIALVPASGPFAVLRALRVLRVLRLVSINPSMRKVVQALLASLPGMGSIVMLMGLVFYVAAVMATQLFGESFPEWFGNIGASLYTLFQVMTLESWSMGIVRPIMEQHPLAWMFFVPYILVATFMMLNLFIAVIVNAMQSTHESSAEEQAAAAREQAILDELRALRSEVAELRRQTP; this comes from the coding sequence ATGCACGAACTCGAACTGAACCCATCCAGCAACTGGCGTCAGCGCCTGGGCGCTGTCATGGACGGCGCCACCATGCAGCGCCTGGTAACCCTGCTGATCATCATCAATGCGGTCATTCTCGGCCTGCAGACCTCGCCATCGATCATGGCTGACTGGGGCAAGCCGCTGCTGATCCTCGACAGTCTGATCCTCGCCTGCTTCGTCATCGAACTGGCCCTGCGCTTCACCGCGCGCGGCATCGGTCTGCTGCGCGATCCCTGGGCGGTGTTCGACTGCCTGGTGGTGGGCATCGCCCTGGTACCGGCCAGCGGCCCCTTCGCCGTACTGCGCGCTCTACGCGTACTGCGGGTACTGCGCCTGGTGTCGATCAACCCGAGCATGCGCAAGGTGGTGCAGGCACTGCTCGCCTCGCTGCCAGGCATGGGCAGCATCGTCATGCTGATGGGGCTGGTTTTTTACGTCGCTGCGGTAATGGCCACCCAACTGTTCGGTGAAAGTTTCCCGGAATGGTTCGGCAACATCGGCGCCAGCCTCTACACCCTGTTCCAGGTGATGACGCTGGAAAGCTGGTCGATGGGCATCGTGCGTCCGATCATGGAACAGCATCCACTGGCCTGGATGTTCTTCGTGCCTTACATCCTCGTCGCGACCTTCATGATGCTCAACCTGTTCATCGCGGTCATCGTCAACGCCATGCAGAGCACCCATGAATCCAGCGCCGAGGAGCAAGCTGCAGCAGCACGCGAGCAGGCGATTCTCGACGAGCTGCGTGCACTGCGCAGTGAGGTTGCCGAGCTACGCCGCCAGACGCCCTGA
- a CDS encoding glutamine synthetase family protein, translating into MNATRVELLDEVRQFRQAHPEVRFVDLICLDIPGHFYGKRYPIEMLERVAAGSALKLPQNCVLLGAQGGLYEIGDYCFHDGDPDAPRRLIPGTLKLVNWERQPLGQMLISSDGTEAPIEFEPREVLARVVQRLAARGIRPVVAFELEFYLFDKALKDGLPQYPRDDLSGDADDQPNMHIERLSRFAEVLDDISETARLQGIDTTVITAEIGPGQFEINFSHNADPLQAADWSALFCRVTRGVALKHGHRASFMAKPYLQYPGSGMHIHVSLYDEAGNNLLARDEQRPLRHAVAGCLSLLPELMPIYAPNHNSYRRFGAQVNSASKASWGFEDRDACVRIPESDARNLRLEFRLPGADANPYLVLAALLTSIEQGLDAKVEPIAPLNDDRESGVDFPKDMLDAVRRMQASERVAAGLGSEFVMVYCENKRQDHLAFMHDISPREYRWYL; encoded by the coding sequence ATGAACGCCACCCGAGTCGAGCTGCTCGACGAAGTCCGCCAATTCCGCCAGGCCCACCCCGAGGTGCGCTTCGTCGACCTGATCTGCCTGGATATTCCCGGGCATTTCTATGGCAAGCGCTACCCCATCGAGATGCTGGAGAGGGTCGCCGCCGGCAGCGCCCTGAAGTTGCCGCAGAACTGCGTGCTGCTCGGCGCTCAGGGCGGGCTGTACGAGATCGGCGACTACTGCTTCCATGACGGTGACCCGGACGCGCCACGGCGGCTGATCCCCGGCACGCTCAAGCTGGTGAACTGGGAGCGCCAGCCGCTGGGGCAGATGCTGATCAGCTCCGATGGCACCGAGGCGCCCATCGAGTTCGAGCCGCGTGAGGTGCTGGCGCGCGTGGTGCAGCGCCTGGCGGCACGTGGCATTCGCCCGGTGGTGGCCTTCGAGCTGGAGTTCTACCTGTTCGACAAGGCGCTCAAGGACGGCCTGCCGCAGTACCCGCGCGATGACCTGAGTGGCGATGCCGACGATCAGCCGAACATGCATATCGAGCGGCTCTCGCGTTTTGCCGAGGTGCTCGACGACATCAGTGAGACCGCGCGTCTGCAGGGCATCGACACCACGGTGATCACCGCCGAGATCGGCCCGGGGCAGTTCGAGATCAACTTCAGCCACAACGCCGACCCACTGCAGGCGGCTGACTGGTCGGCGCTGTTCTGCCGGGTGACCCGTGGCGTGGCGCTCAAGCATGGTCATCGCGCCAGCTTCATGGCCAAGCCGTACCTGCAGTATCCGGGCAGCGGCATGCATATTCACGTCAGCCTCTACGACGAGGCGGGCAACAACCTGCTGGCGCGTGACGAGCAGCGCCCGCTGCGGCATGCCGTGGCCGGTTGCCTGAGCCTGTTGCCGGAACTGATGCCGATCTACGCGCCGAACCACAACAGTTATCGCCGTTTCGGTGCCCAGGTCAATTCGGCGAGCAAGGCCAGCTGGGGCTTCGAGGATCGCGACGCCTGCGTGCGCATTCCCGAGTCGGACGCGCGCAACCTGCGCCTGGAATTCCGCCTGCCGGGCGCCGATGCCAACCCCTATCTGGTGCTGGCGGCATTGCTGACCAGTATCGAGCAGGGCCTCGACGCCAAGGTTGAGCCCATTGCACCGCTGAATGATGACCGCGAAAGCGGCGTCGACTTTCCCAAGGACATGCTCGACGCCGTGCGCCGCATGCAGGCCAGCGAGCGCGTTGCCGCCGGCCTCGGCAGCGAGTTCGTCATGGTTTATTGCGAGAACAAACGCCAGGATCACCTGGCCTTCATGCACGACATCAGCCCGCGCGAATACCGCTGGTACCTGTGA
- a CDS encoding MarR family winged helix-turn-helix transcriptional regulator — protein sequence MTTPVEPCAELLLDNQLCFALYSTSLMMTKTYKPLLQALGLTYPQYLAMLVLWENEGITVSEISARMLTDPGSLTPLLKRLESEGLLQRRRSSEDERVVQLYLTDKGRALHEQAKALPACVLKASGLDLPTLSKLRDDLVDLRQHLQEAL from the coding sequence ATGACCACTCCCGTGGAACCCTGCGCCGAGCTGCTGCTGGACAACCAGCTGTGCTTCGCCCTCTATTCCACCTCGCTGATGATGACCAAGACCTACAAGCCACTGCTGCAGGCACTGGGGCTCACCTACCCGCAGTACCTGGCCATGCTGGTGCTGTGGGAAAACGAGGGCATCACCGTCAGCGAAATCAGCGCCCGCATGCTGACCGACCCCGGCTCGCTCACCCCGCTGCTCAAGCGCCTTGAGAGCGAGGGCCTTCTGCAACGCAGACGCAGCAGCGAGGACGAACGCGTGGTGCAGCTATACCTCACAGACAAGGGCCGCGCCCTGCACGAACAGGCCAAGGCATTGCCGGCCTGCGTCCTCAAGGCCTCGGGCCTCGACTTGCCGACCCTGAGCAAGTTGCGTGACGACCTGGTCGACCTGCGTCAGCACCTGCAAGAGGCACTCTGA
- a CDS encoding SDR family oxidoreductase — protein MTENKKVALIIGAGDATGGAIARRFAREGYVACVTRRNLEKLQPLLAEIRSEGGEAHGFASDARREEQVAELVERIERDIGPIEVMVFNIGANVPCSILEETPRKYFKIWEMACFSGFLTSQAVAKRMVTRGRGSILFTGATAGLRGAAGFAAFAGAKHGIRALAQSMARELGPLNIHVAHIVVDGAIDTAFIRDNWPETYALKDQDGILDPEHIADSYWFLHSQPRDAWTFELDLRPWIERW, from the coding sequence ATGACCGAAAATAAGAAAGTCGCATTGATCATTGGCGCCGGTGACGCCACGGGCGGCGCCATTGCCCGGCGTTTTGCCCGCGAGGGATATGTCGCCTGCGTGACCCGGCGCAACCTCGAAAAACTGCAACCGTTGTTGGCAGAAATCCGCAGTGAGGGTGGCGAAGCACATGGTTTTGCCTCCGATGCGCGACGTGAGGAGCAGGTGGCTGAACTGGTTGAACGCATCGAGCGAGATATCGGCCCGATCGAGGTGATGGTCTTCAATATCGGTGCTAACGTGCCCTGCAGCATTCTGGAAGAAACGCCACGCAAGTACTTCAAGATCTGGGAAATGGCTTGTTTCTCCGGTTTTCTTACCAGCCAGGCAGTGGCCAAGCGCATGGTCACGCGCGGGCGTGGCAGCATCCTGTTTACCGGTGCCACCGCAGGCTTGCGGGGGGCTGCCGGTTTTGCCGCCTTTGCCGGCGCCAAGCATGGGATCCGCGCGCTGGCGCAGAGCATGGCGCGAGAGCTCGGGCCGTTGAATATCCATGTCGCCCATATCGTGGTCGACGGAGCCATCGATACGGCCTTCATCCGTGATAACTGGCCGGAGACATATGCACTGAAAGACCAGGATGGCATTCTCGATCCCGAACATATCGCCGACAGTTACTGGTTTCTGCACAGCCAGCCGCGTGATGCCTGGACCTTCGAGCTGGATCTGCGTCCGTGGATCGAGCGCTGGTAA
- a CDS encoding organic hydroperoxide resistance protein: MTIENVLYRATAEAFGGREGRAVSSDGILDIALTTPKELGGAGGNGTNPEQLFAAGYSACFLGALKFVAARDKLSIPADTFIEGTVGIGAIPTGFGIEVELRISLPGLDRDAAQTLVDRAHIVCPYSNATRGNIDVTLTIV; encoded by the coding sequence ATGACTATCGAAAACGTTCTCTACCGCGCCACCGCTGAAGCCTTTGGTGGCCGTGAAGGCCGCGCCGTTTCTTCCGACGGCATTCTGGACATCGCCCTGACCACGCCGAAAGAACTCGGCGGTGCTGGCGGCAACGGCACCAACCCGGAACAACTCTTCGCTGCCGGCTACTCTGCCTGCTTCCTGGGTGCCCTGAAGTTCGTCGCCGCCCGCGACAAGCTGAGCATCCCGGCGGATACCTTCATCGAAGGCACCGTGGGCATCGGCGCCATCCCCACCGGCTTCGGCATCGAAGTGGAACTGCGCATCAGCCTGCCGGGCCTGGATCGCGACGCCGCGCAAACCCTGGTAGATCGCGCGCACATCGTCTGCCCTTACTCCAATGCCACCCGCGGCAACATCGACGTCACTCTGACCATCGTCTGA
- a CDS encoding 2-hydroxychromene-2-carboxylate isomerase produces MSKTVEFFFDLGSPASYLAHTQLPDLCRETGATLVYRPMLLGGVFQATGNASPAMIPAKGRYMIRDLARFAERYGVPMRFNPHFPINTLTLMRLLVALQLRQPERFDDALQALFRAIWVDGVNLGDPLKVADVLVTAGFDAAELQAQAAEPAVKDALKATTDEAIRRGVFGAPTCFVGNEMFFGQDRLDFVRAALKS; encoded by the coding sequence ATGAGCAAGACGGTGGAGTTCTTCTTCGATCTGGGCAGCCCGGCCTCCTACCTGGCCCATACCCAGTTGCCTGATCTGTGTCGCGAAACCGGGGCAACGCTGGTCTATCGGCCAATGCTGCTCGGCGGCGTGTTCCAGGCCACCGGCAACGCCTCGCCGGCGATGATTCCGGCCAAGGGGCGTTACATGATTCGTGACCTGGCGCGCTTTGCCGAGCGCTATGGCGTGCCGATGCGCTTCAACCCGCATTTCCCGATCAATACCCTGACGCTGATGCGCTTGCTGGTGGCGCTGCAGCTGCGCCAGCCAGAACGTTTCGACGATGCCTTGCAGGCACTGTTTCGGGCGATCTGGGTCGATGGCGTGAACCTGGGTGATCCACTCAAGGTGGCGGACGTGCTGGTCACCGCGGGTTTCGATGCAGCTGAGCTACAGGCGCAGGCCGCCGAGCCGGCAGTGAAGGATGCGCTGAAGGCTACGACCGATGAAGCGATCAGGCGCGGTGTATTCGGCGCACCAACCTGCTTTGTCGGTAACGAGATGTTCTTTGGTCAGGATCGTCTGGATTTTGTGCGTGCGGCACTGAAAAGCTGA
- a CDS encoding aspartate aminotransferase family protein — MNNPKTAHWQALSQAHHLAPFSDYKQLAEKGPRIITEAKGVHLWDSEGNKILDGMAGLWCVAVGYGREELVAAASKQMLQLPFYNTFFQTAHPPVLELAHAISQLAPAGMNHVFFTGSGSEGNDTMLRLVRHYWACKGQPSKKIIIGRENGYHGSTVAGASLGGMKFMHEQGDLPIPGIAHIPQPYWFGEGGDMSPDAFGIWAADQLEKKILELGEDNVAAFIAEPIQGAGGVIIPPDTYWPRIKEILAKYDILFVADEVICGFGRTGEWFGSQYYGLTPDLMTIAKGLTSGYVPMGGLIVSDKVFEVIEAHGDFNHGFTYSGHPVAAAVGLENLRILKEEGIVERVKAETAPYLQKRLRELADHPLVGEVRGVGMLGAIELVQDKATRKRFSGDVGVGMVCRGHCFNNGLIMRAVGDTMIIAPPLVISQAEVDELVEKARKCLDLTWEQVRGLA, encoded by the coding sequence ATGAACAACCCGAAAACCGCACACTGGCAGGCGCTGAGCCAGGCTCACCACCTGGCGCCGTTCAGTGATTACAAGCAACTGGCCGAAAAAGGCCCGCGCATCATCACTGAAGCGAAAGGTGTGCACCTGTGGGACAGCGAGGGCAACAAGATCCTCGATGGCATGGCTGGCCTGTGGTGCGTGGCCGTCGGCTATGGCCGCGAGGAACTGGTCGCTGCAGCTTCCAAACAGATGCTGCAGCTGCCGTTCTACAACACCTTCTTCCAGACCGCGCACCCGCCGGTGCTGGAGCTGGCCCACGCCATTTCCCAGCTGGCGCCGGCTGGCATGAACCATGTGTTTTTTACTGGCTCGGGCTCGGAAGGCAACGACACCATGCTGCGCCTGGTGCGCCACTACTGGGCGTGCAAGGGCCAACCGAGCAAGAAGATCATCATTGGCCGTGAGAACGGTTACCACGGCTCCACCGTGGCCGGCGCCAGTCTCGGCGGCATGAAATTCATGCATGAGCAGGGCGACCTGCCGATCCCGGGTATCGCCCATATCCCGCAGCCGTACTGGTTCGGCGAAGGCGGTGACATGAGCCCGGACGCCTTCGGCATCTGGGCGGCTGACCAGTTGGAGAAGAAGATTCTCGAACTGGGCGAAGACAACGTCGCGGCGTTCATCGCCGAGCCGATCCAGGGGGCTGGCGGTGTGATCATCCCGCCGGACACCTACTGGCCGCGCATCAAGGAAATCCTCGCCAAGTACGACATTCTCTTCGTCGCCGACGAGGTGATCTGCGGCTTCGGCCGTACCGGTGAGTGGTTCGGCAGCCAGTACTACGGCCTCACGCCTGATCTGATGACCATCGCCAAGGGTCTCACCAGTGGCTACGTGCCGATGGGCGGGCTGATCGTCAGCGACAAGGTGTTCGAGGTGATCGAGGCGCACGGCGACTTCAACCACGGCTTTACCTATTCCGGGCATCCGGTGGCAGCGGCGGTGGGTTTGGAGAACCTGCGCATTCTCAAGGAAGAAGGCATCGTCGAGCGGGTCAAAGCAGAAACCGCGCCCTACCTGCAAAAGCGCCTGCGTGAGCTGGCCGACCACCCATTGGTGGGCGAAGTGCGCGGCGTCGGCATGCTTGGCGCCATCGAACTGGTGCAGGACAAGGCCACGCGCAAGCGCTTCTCCGGTGATGTGGGCGTGGGCATGGTGTGTCGTGGCCACTGCTTCAACAATGGTCTGATCATGCGCGCGGTGGGCGACACCATGATCATCGCGCCGCCTTTGGTGATCAGCCAGGCGGAGGTGGATGAGCTGGTCGAGAAAGCGCGCAAGTGCCTGGATCTGACCTGGGAGCAGGTGCGTGGTCTGGCATAA
- a CDS encoding YceH family protein: MPYTPSPLVGENPLHAIEVRILGCLIEKQLTTPETYPLTLNAVQLACNQKTSREPLMSLETGEVGRYLRSLEGRKLVHLVMGSRADRWEQRCDKQLELVKPQTVLLGLLLLRGPQTLNELLTRSYRMHDFDDVAEVQHQLERLIGRGLAVLLPRQSGQREDRYMHLLGEQTDLENLLASRPSSRSDTSAPNNDRLVELEARIAALEERLARLEGAQ; the protein is encoded by the coding sequence ATGCCGTACACGCCTTCCCCGCTGGTGGGTGAAAACCCGCTGCACGCCATCGAAGTCCGCATCCTCGGTTGCCTGATCGAAAAGCAGTTGACCACACCGGAAACCTACCCACTGACGCTCAATGCCGTGCAGCTGGCCTGCAACCAGAAAACCAGTCGCGAGCCGCTGATGAGCCTGGAAACCGGCGAAGTCGGCCGCTACCTGCGCAGCCTGGAAGGCCGCAAGTTGGTGCACCTGGTCATGGGCAGCCGCGCCGACCGCTGGGAACAGCGTTGCGACAAGCAGCTGGAGTTGGTCAAACCGCAAACCGTACTGCTCGGTCTGTTGCTGTTGCGCGGCCCGCAAACGCTCAATGAACTGCTCACCCGCAGTTACCGCATGCATGATTTCGACGACGTCGCAGAAGTCCAGCATCAGCTGGAACGTCTCATTGGACGCGGTCTGGCCGTACTGCTACCACGCCAGAGCGGTCAGCGCGAAGATCGCTATATGCATCTGCTGGGCGAGCAGACTGACCTGGAGAACCTGCTGGCCAGCCGCCCCAGCAGCCGTAGCGACACCTCGGCACCTAACAATGATCGTCTGGTCGAACTGGAAGCGCGTATCGCCGCGCTGGAAGAACGTCTGGCACGCCTGGAAGGCGCGCAGTAA
- a CDS encoding DUF4157 domain-containing protein — MPADTLRCIILLLLLSLPVAARADVCPTGQIQVCLGASCLCVPDPVRVREEGLNLAAARLEAWLLESRQAALRAGTEPIPLMIRAQLAPFYDDALLDEVRYRVGITDEMDAATVMLQNPDVQAVTLVDVVVFRDAQAAAADPVLWAHELWHVQQYREWGSDGFARRYTRNFQAVEGPAYAMGERVRKALREHK, encoded by the coding sequence GTGCCCGCCGACACTCTGCGTTGCATCATTCTGTTGCTCCTGTTGAGTCTGCCTGTGGCTGCGCGCGCAGACGTATGTCCGACGGGGCAGATTCAGGTGTGCCTGGGTGCTTCCTGCCTGTGCGTGCCTGACCCTGTGCGGGTGCGCGAGGAGGGTTTGAACCTGGCTGCGGCGCGGCTTGAAGCCTGGTTGCTAGAGTCCCGCCAGGCGGCGCTGCGAGCCGGCACCGAACCCATTCCCCTGATGATTCGCGCGCAACTTGCGCCGTTCTACGACGATGCGTTGCTCGATGAGGTGCGCTATCGCGTCGGCATCACCGACGAAATGGACGCCGCCACCGTCATGCTGCAGAACCCCGACGTACAGGCTGTGACGCTGGTGGATGTGGTGGTGTTTCGTGATGCACAGGCGGCTGCCGCCGATCCTGTGCTCTGGGCGCATGAGCTGTGGCATGTACAGCAGTACCGCGAATGGGGCAGCGATGGCTTTGCTCGGCGCTACACCCGCAATTTCCAGGCGGTTGAAGGGCCGGCCTACGCGATGGGTGAGCGAGTGAGGAAGGCACTGCGTGAGCACAAATGA
- a CDS encoding acyl-CoA dehydrogenase family protein: MVAALSYFDESHQLVRDAVRRFVEREILPHIDEWEEAEEFPRELYLKAGVAGILGIGYPERYGGSHEGDVFAKVAASEELMRSGSGGLVAGLGSLDIGLPPIVKWAKPAVRERVVSQVLAGEKIMALAVTEPSGGSDVTNLKTRAVREGEYYRINGSKTFITSGVRADYYTVAVRTGNEGFGGVSLLLVEKGTPGFTVGRKLKKMGWWASDTAELFFDDCLVPVENLIGVENAGFACIMANFQSERLSLAIMANMTAQLALEESMKWARERQAFGKPVGRFQVLKHRLAEMATQLEVSREFTYRQAAQMAAGRSVIKEISMAKNFATDIADRLTYDAVQIMGGMGYMRESLVERLYRDNRILSIGGGTREIMNEIIAKQMGL, translated from the coding sequence ATGGTCGCCGCGCTGTCGTATTTCGATGAATCCCACCAACTGGTTCGTGACGCCGTCCGACGCTTCGTCGAACGCGAGATCCTGCCGCATATCGATGAATGGGAGGAGGCCGAGGAATTTCCCCGCGAGCTATATCTCAAGGCCGGTGTTGCAGGCATCCTCGGCATCGGTTACCCGGAGCGGTATGGCGGCAGCCATGAAGGCGATGTATTCGCCAAGGTCGCAGCCAGCGAAGAACTGATGCGCAGCGGTTCGGGCGGCCTGGTGGCCGGGCTGGGTTCGCTGGATATCGGCCTGCCGCCCATCGTCAAGTGGGCCAAGCCGGCCGTCCGCGAGCGCGTGGTGTCGCAGGTACTGGCCGGCGAGAAGATCATGGCGCTGGCGGTGACCGAGCCTTCCGGCGGTTCTGACGTGACCAACCTCAAGACCCGCGCCGTGCGTGAAGGCGAGTATTACCGCATCAACGGCAGCAAGACCTTCATCACCAGCGGTGTGCGTGCCGATTACTACACGGTGGCGGTGCGCACCGGCAACGAGGGCTTTGGCGGCGTCAGCCTGTTGCTGGTGGAAAAGGGCACGCCGGGTTTCACCGTCGGGCGCAAGCTGAAGAAGATGGGCTGGTGGGCGTCGGACACCGCCGAACTGTTCTTCGATGACTGCCTGGTGCCGGTGGAGAACCTCATCGGCGTGGAGAACGCCGGCTTCGCCTGCATCATGGCCAACTTCCAGAGTGAGCGCCTGAGCCTGGCGATCATGGCCAATATGACCGCGCAACTGGCGCTGGAGGAGTCCATGAAGTGGGCGCGCGAGCGCCAGGCGTTCGGCAAGCCGGTGGGCAGGTTCCAGGTGCTCAAGCACCGCCTGGCCGAGATGGCTACTCAGTTGGAAGTCTCCCGTGAGTTCACCTACCGCCAGGCCGCGCAGATGGCGGCCGGCAGAAGTGTGATCAAGGAAATCTCCATGGCCAAGAACTTCGCCACCGATATCGCCGACCGCCTGACCTACGATGCGGTGCAGATCATGGGCGGCATGGGCTATATGCGCGAGTCCCTGGTTGAGCGCCTGTACCGCGACAACCGCATCCTCTCCATTGGCGGCGGCACGCGCGAGATCATGAACGAAATCATCGCCAAGCAGATGGGGCTATAG
- a CDS encoding DUF3820 family protein, with the protein MNPEALKLLVTRRMPYGKYKDRLIADLPGHYLNWFAREGFPKGELGQLLALMQEIDHNGLKPLLDPLRRNT; encoded by the coding sequence ATGAATCCCGAAGCGCTGAAACTCCTGGTGACCCGTCGCATGCCTTATGGCAAGTACAAGGACCGGTTGATCGCCGATTTGCCGGGGCACTATCTGAACTGGTTTGCCCGTGAGGGGTTTCCCAAGGGCGAGCTGGGGCAACTGTTGGCGCTGATGCAGGAGATCGACCATAACGGTCTCAAACCGTTGCTCGATCCGCTACGGCGCAATACCTAG